The Methylotenera sp. G11 genome includes a window with the following:
- the truB gene encoding tRNA pseudouridine(55) synthase TruB → MQFKRQKKNINGILLLDKPLGFSSNQALQKIKWLLKAAKAGHTGTLDPLATGLLPLCFGEATKFAHYLTDADKTYIATMKLGATTTTGDAEGEVLSIHAVNVSRLDFEAACEQFVGEISQTPPMYSALKFEGKALYEYARAGVEIERKARLVTIRSIQVNAFSGDEAVIAVACSKGTYIRTLAEDIGKQLGCGAHLTGLRRTATADYRIEQAITLEQFEAMGDEQRLAALAPPDSAVHYLPAITLDGDAAFYLLQGQAVWCSGAIPPGLLRLYNEQQVFLGLGELQDDGKIAPKRLMQQVNN, encoded by the coding sequence TTGCAATTCAAAAGACAAAAGAAAAATATCAACGGCATTCTGCTGCTGGATAAGCCGTTGGGTTTTTCATCCAATCAAGCGCTGCAGAAAATCAAGTGGCTGTTAAAGGCCGCCAAGGCTGGGCACACCGGTACACTGGACCCGCTTGCCACCGGATTGCTGCCGCTTTGTTTTGGTGAAGCCACTAAATTTGCGCACTATCTTACCGATGCGGATAAAACCTATATTGCCACCATGAAACTGGGTGCGACCACGACTACAGGGGACGCTGAAGGTGAGGTGCTTTCAATCCATGCCGTGAATGTAAGCCGGCTGGACTTCGAAGCCGCCTGTGAGCAGTTTGTGGGCGAGATCAGCCAGACGCCGCCTATGTATTCAGCGCTAAAATTTGAGGGCAAAGCCTTGTACGAATATGCGAGAGCGGGTGTGGAAATTGAGCGCAAGGCGCGTCTAGTCACGATTCGCAGTATTCAAGTCAATGCGTTTTCGGGTGATGAAGCGGTGATTGCCGTGGCCTGCAGCAAAGGCACCTATATCCGTACTCTGGCTGAAGACATCGGCAAGCAGCTTGGCTGCGGGGCGCATCTGACTGGCTTGCGCAGGACGGCTACCGCTGATTACCGGATCGAGCAGGCAATTACGCTGGAGCAGTTCGAAGCGATGGGTGATGAGCAGCGTCTGGCAGCATTGGCGCCGCCGGATAGTGCCGTGCATTATTTACCTGCCATCACGCTTGATGGCGATGCAGCTTTTTACTTGCTGCAGGGGCAGGCGGTATGGTGCAGCGGTGCGATTCCGCCGGGTTTGTTGCGGCTGTATAACGAGCAGCAGGTGTTTTTAGGTTTGGGCGAATTGCAGGACGACGGAAAA
- the rbfA gene encoding 30S ribosome-binding factor RbfA — protein MAKDFSRSHRVAEQMQRELADLLMFEVKDPRVSMVTITAVEVTGDMAHAKIFYTAAKQSDSLQQGLEKSAGFLRTQLGRRMLLRTVPQLHFVYDASIDNGMKMSKLIDEALASKPEKS, from the coding sequence ATGGCTAAAGACTTTTCACGTAGCCACCGCGTGGCAGAGCAGATGCAGCGAGAGCTCGCTGATCTGCTCATGTTCGAAGTAAAGGATCCGCGCGTAAGCATGGTCACCATCACTGCGGTGGAAGTGACTGGCGATATGGCGCATGCCAAGATTTTTTACACGGCTGCCAAGCAAAGTGACAGCCTGCAGCAAGGGTTGGAAAAATCCGCTGGATTCTTGCGCACGCAGCTTGGCAGGCGCATGTTGCTGCGCACTGTGCCGCAATTGCATTTTGTCTATGATGCGTCGATTGATAATGGCATGAAAATGTCTAAGTTGATTGATGAAGCGTTGGCCTCCAAACCTGAAAAATCCTGA
- the infB gene encoding translation initiation factor IF-2 yields MAQTTVEQFAGELRLPTALLLEQLKSAGVHKSSAEDQLSEADKAALLDHLRKEHGTQAPKSKITLTRKSSTEIKKTDNTGKARTIQVEVRKKRVIEQREEEVEIAAEEDLAPVADVPEAVVEPVVEVEPEPVVAIEPEPAVAEPQVAQPPVLEVPAAAVVEAEPEKAVVKPQVISRKDLLGAEEIALREQEAKRHATLLALQAEDKRKKEELAQRRLDEEAKRVAEAEAAKAKAAKLSEGTLHKPAVKEGAEKPAVKDAKKGKGNNKEWTDAENKKRGLKTRGDVTAGKGGWRAPKGKNHKHHADDDQQHAFTAPTEPIIHEVLVPETITVADLAHKMSVKSGEVIKALMGMGMMVTINQVLDQETAIIVVEEMGHKAKAAAPNDPDAFLEEAEHTEAVLETRPPVVTVMGHVDHGKTSLLDYIRRSRVATGEAGGITQHIGAYHVETPRGMVTFLDTPGHEAFTAMRARGAKATDIVILVVSADDGVMPQTIEAIHHAKAAGVPLVVAINKVDKPDAQPERVKMELVSQEVVPEDFGGDTMFREVSAKTGQGIDELLEAVLLQAEVLELQAPRNTPAKGLVIEGRLDKGRGSVATILVQSGVLKRGDMILAGTTFGKVRAMLDESGKEIQEAGPSIPVEILGLSDVPSAGEEVIVLNDERKAREIALYRQGKYRDVKLAKQQAAKLENMFEQMESGEVQTLNLIIKSDVQGSYEALAASLQKLSTSEVKVHIIHTGVGAISESDVNLAAASKAVLIGFNVRADSGARKLVDSLGVDVRYYNIIYEAVDEIKAALGGMLAPEQKEQMIGTVEVREVFRISKVGAIAGCYVQDGMIKRNSKVRILRNNVIVHTGELDSLKRFKDDVKEVKNNFECGLSIKNYNDIEVGDILEVYEMVEVARTL; encoded by the coding sequence ATGGCACAAACAACCGTAGAACAATTTGCTGGCGAATTAAGGCTGCCTACAGCATTGTTATTAGAGCAGCTCAAAAGTGCTGGCGTGCATAAATCAAGTGCGGAAGATCAACTGAGCGAAGCGGATAAAGCCGCATTGCTGGATCACTTGCGTAAAGAGCACGGCACACAGGCCCCAAAAAGTAAAATTACGTTGACCCGTAAATCCAGTACGGAAATTAAAAAAACCGACAATACGGGCAAAGCGCGCACGATTCAGGTTGAAGTGCGTAAAAAGCGTGTGATCGAACAACGTGAAGAGGAAGTTGAAATCGCTGCGGAAGAGGATCTGGCACCGGTAGCTGATGTTCCTGAAGCCGTTGTTGAGCCGGTGGTTGAGGTTGAGCCGGAGCCGGTTGTGGCGATTGAGCCGGAGCCCGCAGTGGCAGAGCCGCAAGTTGCACAGCCGCCTGTGCTGGAAGTGCCTGCAGCCGCGGTGGTTGAGGCTGAGCCAGAAAAAGCGGTTGTAAAACCGCAGGTCATCAGCCGTAAGGATTTGCTTGGTGCCGAAGAAATCGCATTGCGTGAGCAGGAGGCCAAGCGCCATGCTACCTTGCTGGCGCTGCAGGCAGAAGATAAGCGTAAAAAAGAAGAACTGGCGCAGCGCCGTCTTGATGAAGAGGCAAAAAGGGTGGCTGAGGCTGAAGCAGCTAAAGCCAAGGCGGCTAAGCTTTCTGAGGGCACTTTGCATAAGCCTGCCGTAAAAGAAGGTGCAGAAAAACCTGCCGTTAAAGACGCGAAAAAAGGCAAAGGCAACAATAAAGAGTGGACTGATGCCGAGAATAAAAAACGCGGCTTGAAAACACGCGGTGATGTGACCGCGGGTAAAGGCGGCTGGCGCGCGCCTAAAGGAAAAAACCATAAGCATCATGCTGATGATGATCAGCAGCATGCCTTTACTGCACCGACAGAGCCTATCATTCATGAAGTGCTGGTGCCTGAAACGATAACCGTGGCAGACCTTGCGCATAAAATGTCCGTGAAGTCAGGCGAGGTTATCAAGGCGCTGATGGGCATGGGCATGATGGTAACGATTAACCAGGTGCTTGATCAGGAAACTGCCATTATCGTGGTTGAAGAAATGGGCCATAAAGCCAAAGCTGCGGCGCCGAATGATCCTGATGCATTCCTGGAAGAAGCCGAACATACGGAAGCCGTGCTGGAAACACGCCCGCCAGTAGTGACTGTGATGGGCCACGTTGACCATGGTAAGACCTCATTGCTGGATTATATCCGTCGCAGCCGCGTGGCTACGGGTGAGGCTGGCGGCATTACGCAGCATATCGGCGCATACCACGTGGAAACGCCGCGCGGTATGGTCACTTTCCTGGATACCCCGGGCCATGAAGCCTTTACGGCGATGCGCGCGCGCGGTGCGAAAGCAACGGATATTGTGATCCTGGTCGTGTCTGCAGATGACGGCGTGATGCCGCAAACCATAGAAGCGATTCACCACGCGAAAGCTGCCGGTGTGCCTCTTGTGGTGGCAATCAACAAGGTTGATAAGCCGGATGCGCAGCCAGAGCGCGTAAAAATGGAGCTGGTTTCCCAGGAAGTCGTGCCGGAGGACTTTGGCGGTGATACGATGTTCCGTGAAGTGTCGGCTAAAACCGGCCAGGGCATTGATGAGCTGCTGGAAGCGGTGTTGCTGCAGGCTGAAGTTTTAGAGCTGCAGGCACCTAGAAACACACCGGCCAAAGGCCTGGTGATTGAAGGCCGGCTGGATAAAGGCCGTGGTTCTGTAGCGACAATTCTGGTGCAATCCGGCGTCTTGAAGCGTGGTGACATGATTCTGGCAGGTACCACTTTCGGTAAAGTGCGCGCGATGCTTGATGAGTCAGGTAAAGAGATTCAGGAAGCCGGTCCTTCGATTCCTGTAGAGATCCTGGGCCTGTCCGATGTGCCAAGCGCCGGTGAAGAAGTCATTGTATTGAACGATGAGCGTAAGGCGCGTGAAATCGCGTTGTACCGCCAGGGTAAGTACCGTGACGTCAAACTGGCTAAACAGCAGGCTGCCAAGCTGGAAAACATGTTCGAGCAGATGGAGTCCGGCGAGGTGCAGACGCTGAACCTGATTATTAAATCTGACGTGCAGGGTTCTTACGAAGCCCTTGCTGCCAGCCTGCAGAAGCTTTCAACCAGCGAAGTCAAGGTGCATATCATTCACACCGGCGTTGGTGCGATCAGTGAATCTGACGTCAACCTGGCTGCGGCTTCCAAAGCGGTGCTGATCGGCTTCAACGTGCGTGCAGATTCAGGTGCGCGCAAGCTGGTTGATTCACTGGGTGTTGATGTACGCTACTACAATATTATTTATGAAGCTGTAGATGAGATTAAAGCGGCACTGGGCGGCATGCTGGCGCCGGAACAGAAAGAGCAGATGATCGGTACTGTAGAGGTGCGTGAAGTGTTCCGTATTTCTAAAGTGGGCGCGATCGCCGGTTGTTATGTGCAGGATGGTATGATTAAACGTAACTCTAAAGTACGTATCCTGCGCAACAACGTGATCGTGCATACCGGTGAACTGGATTCATTGAAACGCTTTAAAGATGACGTAAAAGAAGTTAAAAACAACTTTGAGTGCGGTTTGTCCATCAAGAACTACAATGACATCGAAGTCGGTGATATTTTAGAAGTCTACGAGATGGTAGAAGTGGCAAGAACACTATAA
- the nusA gene encoding transcription termination factor NusA: protein MSREILLLVDALAHEKNVSKEVIFTALELALASATKKKHHDDADVRVEIDRESGDYKTFRRWQYVEYDLLENSAYQLDEEDERSKGLNIGDYYEEPLENIEFGRIGAQAAKQVILQKVREAEREQILQDFLARDEKLVTGVIKRMEKGNAIIEIGRIEALLPREQMIPKENLRVGDRVRAYLSRIERGGRGPQLILSRITPAFLIRLFELEVPEIEEGLLEIRSAARDPGLRSKIAVKSNDQRIDPVGTCVGMRGSRVQAVTAELAGERVDIVLWSMEPAQFVINAMSPAEVSSIVVDEDAHSMDVVVEEEQLALAIGRNGQNVRLASELTGWTLNILTVDQAAQKNQEEFASVTHLFMEKLDVDEEVAEILVQEGFTSLEEIAYVPLAEMLEIEAFDEDTVEELRKRARAALLTEAIAKEEKVEEAAEDLLTLEGMDDATAHLLASKGISTMDDLAELAIDELVDISGMDEERAKALIMKAREPWFK from the coding sequence ATGAGTCGTGAAATTTTATTGTTGGTAGATGCCCTGGCGCATGAAAAAAATGTAAGTAAAGAGGTGATCTTTACTGCGCTTGAGCTTGCCTTGGCTTCAGCTACCAAGAAAAAGCATCATGATGATGCCGACGTCCGCGTGGAAATTGATCGCGAATCCGGTGATTACAAAACATTCAGGCGCTGGCAGTACGTAGAGTATGATCTGCTGGAGAACTCAGCTTATCAGCTTGATGAGGAAGATGAGCGTTCAAAAGGCCTGAACATCGGCGATTATTACGAAGAACCGCTGGAAAATATCGAGTTTGGCCGTATTGGCGCGCAGGCAGCAAAGCAAGTGATTCTGCAAAAAGTGCGTGAAGCTGAGCGTGAGCAGATTCTGCAAGACTTCCTGGCGCGTGATGAAAAGCTGGTGACCGGCGTTATCAAGCGCATGGAAAAGGGCAATGCGATTATTGAAATCGGCCGTATCGAGGCTTTGTTGCCGCGTGAGCAGATGATCCCGAAAGAAAATCTGCGAGTAGGTGACCGTGTGCGTGCCTATCTGTCACGTATCGAGCGTGGCGGTCGTGGCCCGCAGTTGATTCTGTCAAGAATCACCCCTGCGTTCCTGATCCGTTTGTTTGAACTGGAAGTGCCTGAGATAGAAGAAGGCCTGCTTGAAATCCGTTCTGCGGCACGTGATCCTGGTTTGCGTTCCAAGATTGCCGTGAAAAGCAATGACCAGCGTATCGACCCGGTCGGTACCTGCGTCGGTATGCGTGGTTCACGCGTGCAGGCCGTGACTGCCGAGTTGGCAGGCGAGCGTGTGGATATCGTGTTGTGGAGCATGGAGCCTGCGCAGTTTGTGATTAATGCGATGTCTCCGGCTGAAGTTTCAAGTATCGTGGTGGATGAAGATGCGCACAGCATGGATGTTGTGGTCGAGGAGGAGCAGCTGGCGCTGGCAATTGGCCGTAACGGTCAGAACGTGCGCCTGGCTTCAGAATTGACCGGCTGGACGTTGAACATCCTGACGGTGGATCAGGCAGCACAGAAGAACCAGGAGGAGTTTGCAAGCGTGACGCACCTCTTTATGGAAAAACTGGATGTCGATGAAGAAGTGGCGGAGATCCTGGTGCAGGAAGGGTTTACCAGCCTGGAAGAGATTGCTTATGTGCCGCTGGCGGAAATGCTTGAGATTGAAGCGTTTGATGAAGATACGGTTGAGGAGTTGCGCAAACGCGCACGTGCAGCCCTGCTGACGGAAGCGATCGCAAAAGAAGAGAAGGTCGAGGAAGCAGCGGAAGATCTGCTGACACTGGAAGGCATGGATGATGCAACTGCACATCTGCTGGCATCTAAAGGCATTTCAACGATGGATGATCTGGCAGAGCTGGCTATTGATGAGCTGGTAGATATCTCCGGCATGGATGAAGAGCGTGCAAAGGCGCTGATCATGAAAGCCCGTGAACCTTGGTTCAAATAA
- the rimP gene encoding ribosome maturation factor RimP produces MQDLHTLIEQSVSQLGYELVDLEISNRGKLLRVFIDKQNPEDIKDSVNIDDCVLVSNQLGNLLSVEHEIDYDRLEVSSPGMDRVLKKEADFLRFIGERATVKLRVPLVEAVVNAKTGAEEKVSKKNFLGILRGVEDASLLLECDGVIQKIAIANIDKSRLNPVF; encoded by the coding sequence ATGCAGGATTTGCATACTTTGATAGAGCAGTCTGTTAGCCAGTTAGGCTATGAGCTTGTTGATTTGGAGATTTCTAATCGCGGAAAACTGCTGCGTGTGTTTATCGACAAGCAGAACCCGGAAGATATCAAAGATAGCGTGAATATTGATGATTGCGTGCTGGTAAGCAACCAGCTCGGCAACCTGCTGTCGGTTGAGCATGAAATTGATTATGACCGTCTGGAGGTTTCTTCGCCGGGCATGGATCGCGTACTGAAAAAAGAAGCGGATTTTCTGCGTTTCATCGGTGAGCGCGCTACCGTTAAATTGCGTGTGCCATTGGTGGAAGCGGTGGTGAATGCTAAAACCGGTGCAGAAGAGAAGGTAAGCAAGAAGAATTTTCTGGGGATTCTGCGCGGTGTGGAAGACGCCAGCTTGCTGCTGGAATGCGACGGTGTAATACAGAAAATAGCGATAGCGAATATCGATAAGTCGCGCTTGAACCCGGTGTTCTAG
- a CDS encoding YezD family protein: MSLTNNISHHPGRINGSKSADVSQEILRAVEELKQGSGFGSIEIVLHEGRVTQIEKREKLRFIHSPNPDTTKK; this comes from the coding sequence ATGTCACTTACCAACAATATCAGTCATCACCCTGGCCGCATAAACGGCAGCAAAAGCGCTGACGTGTCACAAGAGATATTGCGCGCGGTTGAAGAGCTTAAACAAGGCTCCGGCTTTGGTTCAATCGAAATAGTGCTGCATGAAGGACGTGTGACCCAGATTGAAAAACGCGAGAAGCTGAGGTTCATCCACAGCCCGAATCCGGATACCACAAAAAAATAA
- a CDS encoding OprO/OprP family phosphate-selective porin: protein MQFKYTKFASALLATGLLSLPYAANANDSTELEELRNLVQELSQQVKVLARKGEINEETAAAEKKAAPVVKAGTGGFSFGSADGKNEVKIRGLLQADHRHFSEGANDVRGRTNERAGILDANGFHDAEDSSLLRRVRPTIEGKVAGKYGFRFTPEFAGGSASAVDAYVEANLSPEFKIRAGKQKSIVGLERLQGGGDLKFIERSYVTNAILPNRDLGITVSGDLFGNKLNYGVGIVNGVADGGNISTGTEYNGEREYTARIFATPFIDSDSALAGLGFGIGGTWTDYTGEKNLNFTDTSAADATRNGLPSYVTEGQQTFFRYTSNAIADGKRVRWSPQANYYNGPFGVIAEYAKVSQDVSLSSGGSPAAGGAGTPTVITPGTHKNLKHDAWGVGVSYLLTGEDASFKGVKPKQDFDLDKGGWGAWELVARYSEINLDEDTFKNAAGQYGAEGSGISNTFSDLTKSAKSAETWTLGVNWYLNTNAKLSLNYARTTFDGGALAKGLAQTTNNNASGSNVRDRDDEEAILARFQVAF, encoded by the coding sequence ATGCAATTTAAATACACAAAATTCGCCTCTGCATTATTAGCAACCGGCTTATTATCGCTGCCTTATGCCGCTAACGCGAATGACAGCACAGAACTGGAAGAATTACGCAACCTGGTGCAAGAGTTAAGCCAGCAGGTCAAAGTACTGGCCCGCAAAGGGGAAATCAACGAAGAAACCGCAGCTGCCGAGAAAAAAGCGGCGCCGGTGGTTAAAGCCGGCACCGGCGGCTTCTCATTCGGTTCTGCCGACGGCAAGAATGAGGTGAAAATCCGTGGTTTGCTGCAAGCCGATCACCGTCATTTTTCAGAAGGTGCCAATGATGTACGCGGCCGGACAAATGAAAGGGCCGGCATACTGGACGCAAACGGCTTCCACGATGCTGAAGATTCCAGCCTGTTGCGCCGCGTGCGCCCTACCATTGAAGGCAAGGTTGCCGGTAAATACGGTTTCCGCTTTACACCGGAGTTTGCAGGCGGCAGCGCCTCTGCCGTTGATGCTTACGTAGAAGCAAACCTGAGCCCGGAGTTTAAAATCCGGGCCGGTAAACAAAAAAGTATCGTAGGTCTCGAACGCCTGCAAGGCGGCGGCGACCTCAAATTCATCGAGCGTAGCTACGTGACCAATGCAATCCTGCCAAACCGCGATCTGGGCATCACTGTTTCCGGTGATCTTTTCGGCAACAAACTCAATTATGGCGTCGGTATCGTCAATGGCGTTGCCGATGGCGGCAACATCAGCACCGGCACCGAATATAACGGGGAACGTGAATATACTGCCCGTATCTTTGCGACACCATTCATTGATTCAGACTCTGCGCTGGCTGGGCTAGGCTTTGGTATCGGCGGTACCTGGACCGACTACACCGGCGAGAAAAATCTCAACTTCACGGATACTTCCGCCGCAGATGCAACCCGCAACGGCCTGCCAAGCTACGTAACGGAAGGACAGCAGACTTTCTTCCGCTACACCAGCAATGCCATTGCAGACGGCAAACGCGTACGCTGGTCTCCGCAGGCCAATTATTATAACGGCCCATTTGGCGTGATCGCTGAATATGCCAAGGTATCCCAGGATGTCAGCCTGTCCAGCGGCGGTTCTCCAGCGGCCGGCGGCGCAGGAACACCAACCGTCATTACTCCCGGCACCCACAAGAACCTTAAGCATGATGCATGGGGCGTTGGCGTTTCATACCTGCTGACCGGTGAAGATGCTTCTTTCAAAGGGGTTAAGCCCAAACAGGACTTCGACCTGGACAAAGGTGGCTGGGGCGCATGGGAGCTGGTTGCCCGTTACAGCGAAATCAATCTTGATGAAGATACCTTCAAAAATGCGGCCGGACAATACGGCGCTGAAGGCAGCGGTATCAGCAACACATTCTCGGACTTAACAAAAAGTGCGAAATCTGCTGAAACCTGGACGCTCGGCGTCAACTGGTACTTGAACACCAACGCGAAACTTTCATTGAATTACGCCCGCACCACGTTTGATGGCGGCGCGCTGGCTAAAGGGCTGGCACAAACCACCAACAATAACGCCAGCGGCAGCAACGTGCGTGACCGTGATGACGAAGAAGCCATCCTGGCGCGCTTCCAGGTAGCGTTCTAA
- a CDS encoding sulfate ABC transporter substrate-binding protein, whose amino-acid sequence MKKSLLAIALLSAVFSVTAPSTVLAKDINLLNVSYDPTRELYQDFNAAFSKYWLAKTGDKVTIKTSHGGSGKQARAIIDGLDADVATLALAYDVDQLQEKGKLIPKDWQKRLGHNSSPYTSTIVLLVRKGNPKNIKDWDDLVKPGVSVITPNPKTSGGARWNYLAAWAFAQKKYGNDEAKTKEFVGKLLKNVPVLDTGARGSTTTFVERGIGDVLLAWENEAFLAQKELGVGKFEIVVPSLSILAEPPVTVVDKFARKHGNEAVAKAYLDYLYTEEGQEIAAKNYYRPTLESVAKKYESQFPKANLVKIDEEFGGWQKAQKTHFSDGGTFDQIYQK is encoded by the coding sequence ATGAAAAAATCACTATTAGCAATCGCACTGTTATCCGCGGTATTCAGCGTAACGGCACCGAGCACGGTTTTAGCCAAAGACATCAACTTACTGAACGTTTCCTACGACCCGACCCGTGAGTTGTACCAGGACTTCAACGCGGCATTCAGCAAATACTGGCTGGCTAAAACCGGCGATAAAGTCACCATCAAGACCTCACACGGCGGCTCCGGTAAACAGGCCCGTGCCATTATCGATGGCCTGGATGCCGATGTTGCGACACTCGCGCTGGCTTATGACGTAGACCAACTGCAGGAAAAGGGCAAACTGATTCCTAAAGACTGGCAAAAGCGCCTGGGACATAACAGCTCGCCTTATACATCGACCATTGTGCTGCTGGTTAGAAAAGGCAACCCGAAAAATATTAAAGACTGGGATGACCTGGTGAAACCTGGTGTATCCGTGATTACGCCCAACCCTAAAACCTCAGGCGGCGCGCGCTGGAACTACCTCGCGGCATGGGCGTTTGCACAGAAGAAATACGGTAACGACGAAGCTAAAACCAAAGAGTTCGTTGGCAAATTACTGAAAAATGTTCCTGTACTGGATACCGGCGCACGTGGCTCAACCACCACTTTCGTTGAACGCGGCATCGGCGACGTATTGCTGGCCTGGGAAAACGAAGCTTTCCTCGCACAAAAGGAACTGGGCGTAGGCAAGTTTGAAATCGTAGTGCCTTCACTGTCTATCCTGGCTGAACCACCGGTCACCGTTGTGGACAAGTTTGCCAGGAAGCATGGCAACGAAGCTGTAGCCAAAGCCTATCTTGATTACCTTTACACTGAAGAAGGCCAGGAAATTGCGGCGAAGAACTACTACCGCCCGACGTTGGAATCTGTAGCCAAAAAGTATGAAAGCCAATTCCCGAAAGCCAACCTGGTAAAAATTGACGAAGAGTTCGGCGGCTGGCAAAAGGCACAGAAAACACACTTTTCCGATGGCGGCACTTTCGACCAGATCTATCAGAAATAA
- a CDS encoding DUF2325 domain-containing protein: MSSVLIVGGDQIEGIKEVFGNYGIDQVNHWSGRKAGDSNKVIPQNTKVIVLITKWINHSITYKLKRNAVRRGIKVIYTPNGSRERLSEIIEQNALSPSLKHVLKH, from the coding sequence ATGAGTTCAGTATTGATTGTGGGTGGTGACCAGATTGAAGGCATTAAAGAAGTATTCGGCAATTACGGTATTGATCAGGTAAACCACTGGTCAGGCCGTAAAGCTGGCGATAGTAACAAAGTGATTCCGCAAAACACTAAGGTTATTGTGCTGATCACGAAATGGATTAATCACTCCATTACTTATAAATTAAAACGTAACGCCGTCAGGCGCGGCATTAAAGTGATTTATACGCCAAACGGTTCCAGAGAGCGTTTATCGGAAATCATCGAGCAGAATGCACTGAGCCCCAGCCTCAAACATGTGCTCAAGCATTAG